In Arachis hypogaea cultivar Tifrunner chromosome 17, arahy.Tifrunner.gnm2.J5K5, whole genome shotgun sequence, a single window of DNA contains:
- the LOC112765866 gene encoding phenylcoumaran benzylic ether reductase POP1 encodes MAAASSKILVIGGTGYIGKFVVEASAKTGHPTFLLVRESTLSNPEKAQIIDKFKTLGVNLISGDLYDHESLVKAIKQVDVVISTVGYAQLADQDKIISAIKEAGNVKRFLPSEFGNDVDRTTAVDPAKSAFATKSKIRRTVEAEGIPYTYVSSNFFAGYFLPNLSQPGATSPPRDKVVILGDGNAKSVWNKEEDIAAYTIKAVDDPRTLNKILYIRPPANTLSFNELVSLWENKIGKTLEKVYVPEEQVLKQIQESAPPLNVVLSITHAVYVKGDQTNFEIEESFGVEASQLYPDVKYTTVDEYLSQFV; translated from the exons ATGGCAGCAGCGAGTAGCAAGATTCTGGTGATCGGAGGCACCGGCTACATTGGGAAATTCGTGGTAGAAGCCAGCGCCAAGACCGGCCACCCAACCTTCCTTCTTGTCAGGGAATCCACTCTTTCCAACCCAGAAAAGGCCCAAATTATCGACAAATTCAAGACCCTGGGGGTCAATCTTATTTCG GGTGATCTGTATGATCACGAAAGTTTGGTGAAGGCCATCAAGCAGGTGGACGTCGTCATCTCTACCGTCGGATATGCCCAGTTAGCTGATCAAGACAAGATCATTTCTGCCATCAAGGAGGCAGGAAATGTCAAG AGATTTCTTCCCTCGGAATTCGGGAATGATGTGGACCGAACTACCGCAGTTGATCCCGCAAAGAGTGCATTTGCTACCAAGTCCAAAATTCGTCGAACCGTTGAGGCTGAAGGAATTCCGTACACCTATGTGTCTTCCAACTTCTTTGCTGGTTACTTTCTACCCAATCTGTCACAGCCTGGAGCTACCTCTCCCCCAAGAGACAAAGTTGTTATCCTTGGGGATGGAAACGCCAAAT CTGTTTGGAACAAGGAAGAGGACATCGCAGCTTACACCATCAAAGCGGTGGATGATCCAAGAACCTTGAACAAAATTCTCTATATTAGACCCCCAGCTAATACCTTGTCATTCAATGAATTAGTGTCTCTCTGGGAGAACAAGATTGGTAAGACTCTTGAGAAGGTCTATGTACCGGAAGAACAAGTCCTCAAGCAAATTCAAG aGTCTGCCCCACCCTTGAACGTGGTCCTTTCTATTACCCATGCTGTGTATGTGAAGGGGGATCAAACTAACTTTGAAATTGAGGAATCTTTTGGAGTGGAGGCATCACAGCTCTATCCCGATGTCAAATACACAACGGTGGATGAGTATCTTAGTCAGTTTGTCTGA